One Natrinema halophilum genomic window carries:
- a CDS encoding cob(I)yrinic acid a,c-diamide adenosyltransferase, producing the protein MSDDRADDAPIENTPGQGRTPEPERIEPAAPEAFGLVQVWWGDGKGKTTATLGMGVRAAGHGYRVHMLQFMKGGASSVEAVRGEYNAIAAMPGISYENLGHYGWHGMADGSDESDHEAEAQAGLERAHELLGAADDADLGEPIALDADPDSGMHMLILDEILYAADRGLLSESDVHDLIDAKPANLEMVLSGSHTEPAYLAERADLITNVRKVKHPIDDGQRARRGTEF; encoded by the coding sequence ATGAGCGACGACCGGGCCGACGACGCACCGATCGAGAACACGCCGGGACAGGGGCGGACGCCGGAACCGGAGCGCATCGAACCGGCCGCACCGGAAGCGTTCGGCCTCGTCCAGGTATGGTGGGGCGACGGAAAAGGAAAGACGACCGCCACGTTGGGTATGGGCGTTCGGGCTGCGGGCCACGGCTACCGCGTTCACATGCTCCAGTTCATGAAAGGCGGGGCCTCGAGCGTCGAGGCGGTTCGCGGCGAATACAACGCTATCGCCGCGATGCCGGGAATCAGCTACGAGAATCTCGGCCACTACGGCTGGCACGGGATGGCCGATGGGAGCGACGAAAGCGACCACGAAGCCGAGGCTCAGGCCGGCCTCGAGCGCGCTCACGAACTCCTCGGGGCGGCCGACGACGCAGACCTCGGCGAACCGATCGCCCTCGACGCGGATCCCGACTCGGGAATGCACATGCTGATCCTCGATGAGATCCTCTACGCCGCGGATCGTGGCCTCCTTTCGGAGTCCGACGTCCACGACCTGATCGACGCAAAGCCAGCCAACCTCGAGATGGTGCTGTCGGGAAGCCACACCGAACCGGCGTATCTCGCCGAACGCGCCGACCTCATCACGAACGTCCGGAAGGTGAAACATCCGATCGACGACGGCCAGCGGGCGCGACGCGGGACCGAGTTTTGA
- a CDS encoding winged helix-turn-helix domain-containing protein, protein MTLEFSSSDDAPTFEGVIAALDDGTCREIIAVLEEPMTVHEVADATDRPLSTTYRKLDSLTTAGLVEETVGVRQGRHQKSRYVANLNRISIDLDDDNELRVDVDLSAELGFWSNVTREF, encoded by the coding sequence ATGACACTCGAGTTCTCCTCGTCGGACGATGCTCCCACGTTCGAGGGCGTGATCGCCGCACTCGACGACGGTACGTGCCGGGAGATCATCGCCGTGCTCGAGGAGCCGATGACGGTCCACGAAGTCGCCGACGCGACCGACCGGCCGCTTTCGACGACCTACCGCAAACTCGATTCCCTGACGACGGCTGGTCTTGTAGAAGAAACCGTCGGCGTCCGTCAGGGACGTCACCAGAAGTCCCGGTACGTCGCCAACCTGAACCGAATCTCCATCGACCTCGACGACGACAACGAACTACGCGTCGACGTGGATCTGTCTGCGGAACTCGGATTCTGGTCTAACGTCACCCGAGAGTTCTGA
- a CDS encoding universal stress protein, with protein MSERILVPIDGSPLSQLALETALEEHPEAEIVALHVIDPFEPGYSVYDVPYDGETEPIHGSDEWYERADELATDLLADARDLAAEYETELSLETVTGNPSKEIVEYATDNDVDQIIMGSHGREEDARILLGSVTEAVAFRAPIRVSLIR; from the coding sequence ATGTCCGAACGCATTCTCGTTCCAATCGACGGCTCACCCCTCTCACAGCTGGCCCTCGAAACGGCACTCGAAGAGCACCCCGAGGCGGAAATCGTCGCGTTGCACGTCATCGATCCGTTCGAACCGGGGTATAGCGTGTACGACGTTCCGTACGACGGTGAGACCGAACCGATCCACGGTTCCGACGAGTGGTACGAACGCGCAGACGAACTCGCCACCGACCTTCTGGCGGACGCACGGGACCTCGCCGCGGAGTACGAGACGGAACTCTCGCTCGAGACGGTCACCGGAAACCCGAGCAAGGAAATCGTCGAGTACGCGACGGACAACGACGTCGATCAGATCATCATGGGCAGTCACGGTCGCGAGGAGGACGCTCGCATTCTGCTCGGGAGCGTAACCGAGGCTGTCGCGTTCCGTGCACCGATTCGCGTCAGTCTCATTCGGTGA
- a CDS encoding FAD-dependent oxidoreductase encodes MDSSIDVLVIGGGATGAGIARDLALRGVDVTLVERDGLAAGASGRSHGLLHSGARYAEADGPEARACLEESHTLRRIAGACIRETRGLFVQLAADDPAYFEAKRRACDDAGISTEVVDAGAVRETIPDVTDDLERAMWVPDGVVVPSRLVAANAADVSEHGGRIRTHAPVRSMTREDDRIASVALGGEVDRTVRPRYVVNATGPHAGRIADMAGVSVAMRPTRGVMVSVAYDGLGPVLNRCREPADGDIIVPHDGEVVLGTTSVAVEDPDDYERANWEVERTIEECAAMLPPVADADRVRTWWGVRPLYEPDEAARGGRGISRGFHLLDHADDGLANCCSIVGGKLTTYRKMAEATADLVCDRLGVDADCSTADRQLPAVTDPTQLDAFVERFDGQGPTDSDIVDRTDPP; translated from the coding sequence ATGGACAGTTCCATTGACGTCCTCGTGATCGGCGGCGGTGCAACGGGAGCGGGGATCGCACGCGACCTCGCGCTCCGAGGCGTCGACGTGACGCTCGTCGAACGCGACGGGCTTGCCGCGGGCGCATCGGGCCGCTCACACGGTCTGCTTCACAGCGGCGCTCGCTACGCCGAAGCCGACGGTCCGGAGGCTCGTGCGTGTCTCGAGGAGAGTCACACCCTGCGACGAATCGCGGGAGCGTGTATCAGAGAGACGCGAGGGCTCTTCGTTCAGTTGGCTGCCGACGACCCGGCGTACTTCGAGGCGAAGCGACGCGCGTGTGACGACGCTGGGATTTCGACTGAAGTCGTCGACGCTGGCGCAGTTCGCGAGACGATACCTGACGTCACCGACGATCTCGAGCGAGCGATGTGGGTTCCGGACGGCGTGGTCGTTCCGTCGCGGTTGGTCGCGGCAAACGCAGCGGACGTGAGCGAACACGGCGGCCGGATTCGGACGCACGCACCGGTCAGGTCGATGACTCGCGAGGATGATCGGATCGCGAGCGTTGCGCTCGGGGGCGAGGTCGACCGGACCGTTCGCCCGCGCTACGTCGTTAACGCGACCGGACCCCATGCCGGCCGCATCGCGGACATGGCCGGCGTCTCGGTCGCGATGCGGCCGACCCGCGGCGTCATGGTCTCGGTTGCCTACGATGGCCTCGGACCGGTTCTCAACCGGTGTCGCGAACCCGCGGACGGAGATATCATCGTCCCTCACGACGGCGAAGTCGTCCTCGGGACGACGAGCGTCGCCGTCGAGGACCCGGACGACTACGAACGGGCGAACTGGGAGGTCGAGCGTACGATCGAGGAGTGTGCAGCGATGCTCCCGCCGGTCGCCGACGCCGACCGCGTGCGGACGTGGTGGGGTGTCCGACCGTTGTACGAACCCGACGAAGCCGCTCGTGGCGGGCGCGGAATTTCCCGCGGCTTTCACCTGCTCGACCACGCCGACGACGGACTCGCGAACTGTTGTAGCATCGTCGGCGGGAAATTGACCACGTACCGGAAGATGGCCGAAGCGACGGCGGACCTCGTCTGTGATCGACTCGGCGTCGACGCCGACTGTTCCACGGCAGATCGGCAGCTTCCGGCCGTGACGGATCCGACCCAGCTCGACGCGTTCGTCGAGCGGTTCGACGGGCAGGGACCGACGGATTCAGATATCGTCGATCGGACCGACCCACCGTAG
- the msrA gene encoding peptide-methionine (S)-S-oxide reductase MsrA, with protein MERATFGGGCFWCTEAAMKELEGVASVTSGYAGGHAEDPSYREVCSGTTGHAEVVQVEYDPDVIGYDELLAVFFATHDPTQLNRQGPDVGTQYRSIVLYHDETQRERAEAYLDALDDEYDDDVVTELEPLETFYRAEETHQDYFEKNPNDAYCTMHAAPKVEKVREKFREKVAADQ; from the coding sequence ATGGAACGAGCCACGTTCGGCGGCGGCTGTTTCTGGTGTACCGAGGCAGCGATGAAAGAACTCGAGGGCGTCGCGTCGGTCACGTCCGGTTACGCAGGCGGACATGCCGAGGACCCGTCCTATCGTGAGGTCTGCTCCGGGACTACGGGACATGCAGAAGTCGTGCAGGTGGAGTACGATCCGGACGTGATCGGATACGACGAACTACTGGCCGTGTTTTTCGCCACGCACGACCCGACCCAACTGAACAGACAGGGGCCGGACGTGGGCACCCAGTACCGCTCTATCGTGCTGTATCACGACGAGACCCAGCGGGAACGTGCCGAAGCCTACCTCGACGCGCTTGACGACGAGTACGACGACGACGTAGTGACGGAACTCGAGCCCCTCGAAACGTTTTACCGCGCCGAAGAAACGCATCAGGACTACTTCGAAAAGAATCCGAACGACGCGTACTGCACGATGCACGCTGCCCCGAAAGTCGAGAAGGTCCGGGAGAAGTTCCGGGAAAAGGTCGCCGCTGATCAGTAG
- a CDS encoding enoyl-CoA hydratase/isomerase family protein: MSWETVRLEWEGDVATLTVDRPDALNALNVATLEAMGEAIEEAATDGARALVLTGAGDSFIAGADIKYMRDLSAEAAQEWGELGHDVTDALEAFPAPTIAAVNGYAFGGGCEMALACDLRVASESALIGNTEIDLGIIPGWGATQRLPRLVGDETARRMIFFGDRLDADSAAEAGLFGEVVPDDELTDVAAELADRIAAKPAFAMQTAKQAINQGYEGGQASGLEYEKRAFASLFGTHDQREGMAAFVEDREPEFE; this comes from the coding sequence ATGTCCTGGGAAACAGTTCGACTCGAATGGGAGGGAGACGTCGCAACGCTAACCGTCGACCGACCCGACGCACTCAACGCGTTGAACGTCGCGACGCTCGAGGCGATGGGCGAAGCGATCGAGGAGGCGGCGACCGACGGCGCTCGCGCGCTCGTTCTGACGGGGGCCGGCGATTCGTTCATCGCCGGTGCAGACATCAAGTATATGCGGGACCTCTCCGCGGAAGCGGCACAGGAATGGGGGGAACTCGGCCACGACGTCACCGACGCGCTCGAGGCGTTCCCCGCCCCGACGATCGCCGCTGTCAACGGATACGCGTTCGGTGGCGGCTGTGAGATGGCGCTGGCCTGTGACCTGCGGGTCGCGAGCGAGTCAGCGTTGATCGGCAACACCGAAATCGATCTGGGGATCATCCCCGGTTGGGGCGCCACCCAGCGGCTGCCGCGTCTCGTCGGCGACGAAACCGCGCGTCGGATGATCTTCTTCGGCGACCGTCTCGACGCCGACTCCGCTGCTGAGGCGGGTCTGTTCGGCGAGGTCGTTCCCGACGATGAGCTCACAGACGTCGCCGCCGAACTGGCCGATCGAATCGCTGCGAAGCCGGCATTCGCGATGCAAACCGCCAAACAGGCGATCAATCAGGGATACGAAGGAGGGCAGGCGAGCGGACTCGAATACGAGAAACGCGCCTTCGCGAGCCTCTTCGGGACGCACGATCAGCGCGAAGGAATGGCGGCATTCGTCGAGGACCGAGAGCCGGAGTTCGAATAA
- a CDS encoding 2,5-diamino-6-(ribosylamino)-4(3H)-pyrimidinone 5'-phosphate reductase, translating to MYVVVNAAVSADGKLSSRRRDQLAISGDEDFARVDRLRADSDAVVVGVGTVLADDPHLTVKDEQLRDRRRENGRSANPARVVVDSNGRTPMDAAILDDAATTYVCLSENAPVERRADLADRAQLLTAGDDRVDLLGAFATLQEQGLEQIMVEGGGELIFSLFEAGLVDELRTFVGPKIVGGRDAPTLADGEGFVAEFPMLELEEFDRLDGGVLLTWCVEGR from the coding sequence ATGTACGTCGTCGTCAACGCAGCCGTGAGCGCGGACGGCAAGCTCTCCTCGCGCCGCCGCGACCAACTCGCGATTAGCGGCGACGAAGACTTCGCGCGGGTTGATCGTCTCCGGGCCGACAGCGACGCCGTCGTCGTCGGTGTCGGAACCGTCCTCGCAGACGATCCGCATCTCACGGTCAAAGACGAGCAACTACGTGACCGACGCCGCGAGAACGGACGATCGGCGAATCCCGCACGGGTGGTCGTCGATTCGAACGGTCGGACGCCGATGGATGCCGCGATCCTCGACGACGCGGCGACGACCTATGTCTGCTTGAGCGAGAACGCGCCGGTCGAACGCCGTGCGGACCTCGCCGACCGCGCCCAGTTACTTACGGCGGGAGACGATCGGGTCGACCTCCTGGGCGCGTTCGCGACGCTGCAGGAACAGGGCCTCGAGCAAATCATGGTCGAAGGGGGCGGAGAACTCATTTTCTCCCTTTTCGAGGCCGGCCTGGTCGACGAGCTACGCACGTTCGTCGGTCCGAAAATAGTCGGCGGCCGCGACGCACCGACGCTCGCAGACGGCGAGGGGTTCGTCGCCGAGTTTCCGATGCTCGAACTCGAAGAATTCGATCGGCTCGACGGGGGAGTCTTGCTCACCTGGTGCGTCGAGGGCCGGTAG
- a CDS encoding metallophosphoesterase encodes MTTDITTFGDTVPFHHRHITLENRGNVCIVGDIHGCLDSLEALLEVLDLAANDLVVFVGDRRRHGP; translated from the coding sequence GTGACGACCGATATCACCACGTTCGGCGACACGGTACCGTTCCATCACCGGCACATCACTCTCGAAAACCGGGGCAACGTTTGCATCGTCGGTGACATTCACGGCTGTCTTGATTCGCTCGAAGCGCTACTGGAGGTACTCGACCTCGCCGCGAACGACCTCGTCGTGTTCGTCGGCGACCGGAGGAGGCATGGACCGTAA
- a CDS encoding DUF7511 domain-containing protein: MNGSTGGYDDQSTRQRLAAATQYSSDKTDLESVVVRYEDRPNRCTIVPRECPEAERVTTWLTADARAFVDLEDAR, translated from the coding sequence ATGAACGGATCAACCGGCGGTTACGACGATCAGTCCACCCGACAGCGACTGGCCGCGGCCACGCAGTATTCGAGCGATAAAACCGATCTCGAGTCGGTTGTCGTTCGCTACGAGGACAGGCCCAATCGATGCACGATTGTGCCGCGAGAGTGCCCCGAAGCCGAGCGGGTGACCACCTGGCTGACAGCAGACGCGCGAGCGTTCGTCGACCTGGAGGACGCGCGGTAG
- a CDS encoding phosphate uptake regulator PhoU translates to METRKVQVTGGSTFTVSLPKTWATENGVSSGTTVEFYPEGDELLLTPERETRREEGALDVSGLEGEQLERAVMTMYVSGFDIIRLQAGRITTEQRSAIRTATQRLIGVEVLEETSDSMIIQDLLDSSELSIVNAVTRMRLIAQSMLEDAVTALIENDDDIGYDVIERDDDVDRLWLVVSRIFRATLRSPRAIEELGVSREDCFDFHSSARQLERIADHAVKISDIALKLDELPANVADALHGLHAETATVFEQSMDALFADDADEAARLGHEALAAVLEIDEHTRQIDDMLRELEPAQAQSIGLIVDSLSRSADYGGNVAETALQKAAPRPGTEPE, encoded by the coding sequence ATGGAGACGCGAAAGGTGCAGGTGACAGGTGGGTCGACGTTCACGGTCTCGCTTCCAAAAACGTGGGCAACCGAGAACGGCGTCAGTAGCGGAACGACCGTCGAATTCTACCCGGAAGGAGACGAACTTCTCCTGACTCCCGAACGTGAGACGCGTCGGGAGGAAGGTGCCCTCGACGTCTCGGGGCTCGAGGGAGAACAACTGGAGCGAGCCGTGATGACGATGTACGTAAGCGGCTTCGACATCATCAGACTGCAAGCCGGCCGGATCACGACCGAGCAACGCAGCGCGATCCGTACTGCGACCCAGCGTCTCATCGGCGTCGAGGTCCTCGAAGAAACCAGCGACAGCATGATCATTCAGGATCTGCTCGACTCGTCGGAGCTGTCGATTGTCAATGCCGTCACTCGAATGCGACTGATCGCTCAGTCGATGCTCGAGGACGCTGTGACCGCGTTGATCGAGAACGACGACGACATCGGATACGACGTCATCGAGCGCGACGACGACGTCGACCGCCTCTGGCTGGTTGTCTCCAGAATCTTCCGTGCCACGCTGCGCTCACCCCGAGCGATTGAAGAACTCGGCGTCTCCCGAGAGGACTGTTTCGACTTTCACTCGAGTGCCCGCCAACTCGAGCGGATCGCAGACCACGCGGTCAAGATCAGCGATATCGCCCTCAAACTCGATGAACTCCCCGCTAACGTCGCCGACGCCCTCCACGGACTTCACGCCGAAACAGCGACCGTCTTCGAGCAGTCGATGGATGCGCTGTTCGCCGACGACGCTGACGAAGCCGCCCGACTCGGTCACGAAGCTCTCGCAGCCGTCCTCGAGATCGACGAACACACGCGACAGATAGACGACATGCTCCGCGAGCTGGAACCCGCACAGGCCCAGTCGATCGGACTGATCGTCGACTCGCTGTCGCGAAGCGCAGACTACGGTGGCAACGTCGCCGAAACGGCGCTGCAAAAGGCCGCACCTCGACCGGGAACGGAACCCGAATAG
- a CDS encoding PQQ-binding-like beta-propeller repeat protein, with the protein MDDTVYVQSHDVANGDRRWESNVGRFGGSPTVADGVLYVGTWEKELYALDGSDGSKRWSDDAEDAISGSVAVADGVFGFGDDYGNIVALAEP; encoded by the coding sequence GTGGACGATACCGTTTACGTTCAAAGTCACGACGTCGCGAACGGGGATCGACGCTGGGAATCGAACGTCGGCCGCTTCGGCGGGTCCCCGACCGTCGCGGACGGGGTCCTCTACGTCGGTACCTGGGAGAAAGAACTCTACGCGCTCGACGGCTCGGACGGGTCGAAGCGCTGGAGCGACGACGCGGAAGACGCCATATCGGGATCAGTCGCGGTGGCCGATGGGGTGTTCGGATTCGGTGACGACTACGGTAATATCGTTGCGCTCGCGGAGCCGTAG
- a CDS encoding 30S ribosomal protein S8e, with amino-acid sequence MQDQGRSTRKRTGGRLKNVRKRRKDELGRLPTETQVGEPRFRTVDVRGNGTKTRALATNVASVNEGGETITADIEDVVENDANPNYVRRNIITKGAIIETSEGEARVTSRPGQTGQVNAVLVE; translated from the coding sequence ATGCAAGATCAGGGACGCTCTACGCGAAAGCGAACCGGAGGTCGACTGAAGAACGTTCGAAAGCGCCGAAAGGACGAACTCGGTCGTCTGCCGACGGAGACGCAGGTCGGCGAACCGCGCTTCCGAACCGTCGACGTTCGCGGCAACGGGACGAAGACTCGCGCACTCGCGACGAACGTTGCGAGCGTCAACGAAGGCGGCGAGACGATCACGGCGGACATCGAAGACGTCGTCGAGAACGACGCCAATCCGAACTACGTCCGACGGAACATCATCACGAAAGGCGCCATCATCGAAACCTCGGAAGGTGAGGCTCGCGTCACGTCTCGCCCCGGTCAGACCGGACAGGTAAACGCCGTTCTCGTCGAATAA
- a CDS encoding PQQ-binding-like beta-propeller repeat protein: MHEPVADRRDGGSTRKSHDASSERPDRTAVGTGVSRRLLLRAAGASGIVGLAGCIGRQYRSPPDCDPVAADAATGDGYVPLPADDDISMFRRGLRRYGYYPDEVVPSSVRVDWSVPVNRIGHTAAKSTPRPTPDGETILIASDTGHVHAVEPDGDHRWQIETGAARSLGFHGTPTIVEDTAYIGGYDGELYAIDIATGDRIWHTRTREFGDAIAIGSSPAYVDGNLYLLTEHKNPASGALWEVDAETGNPTWSDDRIWGMPHPSPAIDCEAGRLVTGSNDGVVYCWEFPSLEFAWSFQAGGGGGPDGESMADGTFRLGAQIKGTIPVYDGGAFAGSWDGRFYRLDLADGSEEWSVDTGDVVMSNPAVDPDEGIVYVGGDDHYVRALDTATGDELWSTNVGGHIIGSLTATAETILVGSYDTHLYALDRTTGEPRWRVENRGHVTSGAIPRDGRIYYAERGVFTNYYDEDEETVLEEPGRAYCLVSAE; encoded by the coding sequence GTGCACGAGCCAGTCGCTGACCGCCGCGATGGCGGTTCCACACGAAAGTCGCATGATGCGTCCTCAGAGCGGCCGGATCGGACCGCTGTCGGTACCGGTGTGAGCAGGCGATTGCTCCTTCGCGCTGCGGGAGCGTCCGGTATCGTCGGTCTGGCCGGTTGTATCGGACGACAGTATCGATCGCCACCGGATTGCGACCCCGTCGCTGCCGACGCCGCGACCGGTGATGGATACGTTCCGCTCCCGGCGGACGACGACATCTCGATGTTTCGTCGCGGATTGCGCCGTTACGGCTACTATCCTGACGAAGTCGTCCCGTCGTCCGTCCGAGTCGACTGGTCCGTCCCGGTCAACCGCATCGGTCACACTGCGGCCAAGTCGACGCCCCGACCGACGCCGGACGGCGAGACGATTCTCATCGCGAGTGACACCGGTCACGTTCACGCCGTCGAACCCGACGGCGATCACCGCTGGCAAATCGAGACGGGTGCCGCCCGAAGCCTCGGCTTTCACGGGACGCCAACGATCGTCGAGGATACCGCCTACATCGGCGGCTACGACGGCGAACTCTACGCTATCGACATCGCGACCGGCGACCGGATCTGGCATACCCGAACCCGGGAGTTCGGCGATGCGATCGCGATCGGCTCGAGCCCTGCGTACGTGGACGGAAATCTCTATTTGCTCACCGAACACAAGAACCCGGCCAGCGGTGCACTGTGGGAAGTCGACGCCGAAACCGGGAATCCGACCTGGAGCGACGACCGCATCTGGGGGATGCCCCATCCCTCGCCCGCGATCGACTGCGAGGCCGGCCGACTCGTCACGGGCTCGAACGACGGCGTCGTCTACTGCTGGGAGTTCCCCTCGCTCGAGTTCGCCTGGTCGTTCCAGGCCGGCGGCGGGGGCGGTCCCGACGGCGAATCGATGGCAGATGGAACGTTCCGTCTTGGTGCCCAGATCAAGGGAACGATCCCCGTCTACGACGGCGGGGCGTTCGCCGGCTCGTGGGATGGCCGGTTCTACCGTCTCGATCTCGCCGACGGCAGCGAGGAGTGGTCGGTCGATACGGGTGACGTGGTCATGTCGAACCCGGCTGTCGATCCCGATGAGGGAATCGTCTACGTGGGTGGCGACGACCATTACGTCCGCGCGCTCGATACAGCGACTGGTGACGAACTGTGGTCGACGAACGTGGGCGGCCACATCATCGGCTCTCTTACGGCGACCGCCGAGACGATCCTCGTCGGCTCTTACGACACCCACCTCTATGCTCTCGACAGGACCACCGGCGAGCCACGCTGGCGGGTCGAAAACCGCGGTCACGTTACGAGCGGTGCGATCCCCCGCGACGGCCGGATCTATTACGCCGAGCGCGGCGTCTTTACGAACTACTACGACGAAGACGAAGAGACGGTGCTCGAGGAACCCGGTCGGGCGTACTGTCTGGTTTCCGCCGAATAA